A section of the Petrimonas sulfuriphila genome encodes:
- a CDS encoding site-specific DNA-methyltransferase, which yields MAEQDFIKAGFTVVGTENNENKLLSFLKENYPNVIRDTEINLEELKAVLGLPVDEKVNGYGLNFVGRNFARAKYAQKTEKELRLNNTLSKNIDTTENLVLKGDNLDSLKILKNHYSGKIKCIYIDPPYNTTSEEFIYPDKFDKEEAEVLGLANLSESDFARMDFSFKTKKSHNGWLAFMYPRLLLARDLLSKDGVIFISIDDNEVAQLRLLMDDIFGEENFVSEFIWEKKKKPSFLHNNVGKLSEYIICYLKNSTETFPFSVESTTKGKKYPFNNAGNSMGELVFPAGSVQFKMPDSTVEPQDMSEGNIKTRLKTQLIIEKGVNKNEFILEGEFRYSQDTLNEIIKNKEGIVVSKIPFRPNHIKKGGEIKKMKNMFSPVHYEMETNEDGTAQLVELMGDEIFTNPKPVKLINTIIKSVTYDDDSSIILDFFAGSGTTGHAVMQLNAEDGGNRKFILCQIDEPIKEDKPAYKFCIDNNLPPVISSITIERLKRAGEKIANAIEADNSKTGLFEEDKKQVPDIGFKVFDSVEAPKLKVDDKGQISFPENDTDALSRIYNMIFTVGLDEPTQVPEEVVKDCIYKIGNHFYITNSEKITSDDYSNAIKNGKVFIDGWTASLNGTLQNYKEDVKIVF from the coding sequence ATGGCAGAACAAGATTTTATAAAAGCAGGATTTACGGTTGTTGGCACAGAAAACAACGAAAACAAATTGTTGAGTTTTCTGAAAGAGAACTACCCTAACGTAATACGAGACACCGAAATAAATTTAGAAGAACTGAAAGCCGTTTTAGGTTTGCCCGTTGATGAAAAGGTAAACGGTTACGGATTGAACTTTGTAGGCAGAAACTTTGCCAGGGCTAAATATGCTCAAAAGACAGAAAAGGAATTACGCCTTAATAATACATTGAGCAAGAATATTGACACAACAGAAAACTTGGTACTGAAAGGCGATAACTTAGACAGTTTGAAAATCCTGAAAAATCATTACAGCGGAAAAATCAAGTGTATCTACATTGACCCACCTTACAATACAACAAGCGAAGAATTTATTTACCCTGATAAATTCGACAAAGAAGAAGCGGAAGTTTTAGGCTTGGCAAATTTGAGTGAGAGCGATTTTGCAAGAATGGATTTTAGCTTCAAAACTAAAAAGAGCCATAATGGTTGGTTAGCTTTTATGTATCCTCGCCTATTATTGGCAAGAGACCTTTTGAGTAAAGACGGAGTTATTTTTATAAGCATTGATGATAATGAAGTAGCTCAATTACGATTATTAATGGATGATATTTTTGGTGAGGAAAATTTTGTTAGTGAATTTATATGGGAAAAGAAAAAGAAGCCTTCATTTCTTCATAACAATGTTGGTAAATTATCGGAGTATATTATATGTTATTTGAAAAATAGCACTGAAACATTTCCGTTTTCTGTAGAAAGCACAACTAAAGGTAAAAAATATCCTTTTAATAATGCAGGTAATTCAATGGGAGAACTTGTTTTTCCCGCAGGCTCGGTTCAGTTTAAAATGCCAGATTCTACTGTAGAACCGCAGGATATGTCTGAAGGAAATATTAAAACAAGATTAAAAACCCAATTGATTATTGAAAAAGGAGTTAATAAAAATGAATTTATTCTCGAAGGTGAGTTTAGATATTCCCAAGACACACTAAATGAAATAATAAAAAACAAAGAAGGTATTGTAGTTTCAAAAATTCCATTTAGACCCAATCACATTAAAAAGGGTGGTGAAATAAAAAAAATGAAAAATATGTTTTCACCTGTCCATTACGAAATGGAAACCAATGAAGATGGAACAGCTCAATTAGTAGAACTTATGGGTGATGAAATTTTTACAAATCCTAAACCTGTAAAACTTATCAATACGATAATTAAATCCGTAACCTATGATGATGATAGCTCAATTATTCTTGACTTCTTCGCAGGTTCAGGAACAACAGGACACGCAGTAATGCAATTAAATGCAGAAGATGGTGGCAACCGCAAATTTATTTTGTGCCAAATAGACGAGCCAATCAAAGAAGATAAACCTGCTTACAAGTTTTGCATTGATAATAATTTACCTCCAGTAATTTCAAGTATAACAATAGAACGTTTGAAAAGAGCAGGAGAAAAAATTGCCAATGCCATAGAAGCTGACAACAGCAAGACAGGATTGTTTGAGGAAGACAAAAAACAAGTTCCTGATATTGGTTTTAAAGTGTTTGACAGTGTAGAAGCACCAAAACTGAAAGTTGACGACAAAGGACAAATTTCATTTCCTGAAAATGATACAGATGCTTTAAGTCGTATTTACAATATGATTTTCACCGTTGGTTTAGACGAGCCGACACAAGTTCCCGAAGAAGTGGTAAAAGATTGCATTTACAAAATCGGCAACCACTTTTACATAACCAACAGCGAGAAAATTACGAGTGACGATTATTCAAACGCCATTAAAAACGGCAAAGTATTTATTGACGGTTGGACAGCCAGCCTAAACGGAACTTTACAGAACTATAAAGAAGATGTGAAGATTGTGTTTTAG
- a CDS encoding AAA family ATPase: MITKLNNFTLKSFVGYTNPNDLLFRAKNILFGYNGKGKSAIAIGIKDEFLKDTTKKPENLRIFDRDYISKSLLLENSEDKIKGVEASFSKGDVDIEIKIKELEKLIIKEDEIGKLEIDIAKLRKEIRVEIDKIHDRRKGEANIQRKSKDESVERVIELYKKDFQDAKKIEADDDKLIKINGDNAIEKQIAQNENLRPLILSKIQTTLIEEVKVIFKKKFGEDISIPEFEVVQWIETGLKLHKDGDNCKFCNGQLDYLDVKAKIVEFKDNKRHKATEKLKQFKEQLQSLLESIIAIEKESKTYTTNIGNEIEQHFAAISAKKNTIEAIINSCQKKIDNIEVQENFDFELLAETLKELEESISIISNAKNDQLSELKKKQNNLTTLVKGAIGLEIQQSATIKDKLQEVKDKEAELKEKRENNMKKQQEIQDLKQQKSQTKDFADFVTHILNDINISLKVELDTDNKNYIIKSTNENATLTIKDISEGEKNLLALLFFYYELFADNKQQNVKSEIELIIVDDPISSMDDSNRFYILELMKNLLELPNQQIFVLTHSWDDYCNLSYNLENKQDVATFELRKTNGISNLVKLSSKEKPYNYLFKEIYDFSEKSEEDIKNECQIYHYPNVMRRIFEEWYSFKVGKNVKFTSNIQNQIASVFNITSNSEKAKLGVLIKVCNILSHSINGSMNPQEIHKSAKYLMRLIQDKDKLHFDNMKN; encoded by the coding sequence ATGATAACTAAGCTAAATAACTTTACTCTTAAATCTTTTGTTGGCTATACAAATCCCAACGACTTACTTTTTCGTGCCAAAAACATTCTATTTGGATACAATGGTAAAGGGAAAAGTGCTATTGCTATTGGCATAAAAGATGAATTTCTAAAAGACACAACCAAAAAGCCTGAGAATCTTAGAATTTTCGATAGAGATTACATCTCAAAGTCATTGTTACTTGAAAATTCTGAGGATAAAATTAAAGGCGTTGAGGCAAGTTTTAGTAAAGGTGACGTTGATATAGAAATCAAGATTAAAGAACTTGAAAAGCTAATTATCAAAGAAGATGAAATTGGAAAACTTGAAATAGATATCGCCAAATTACGCAAAGAAATTAGAGTTGAAATTGACAAAATTCACGATAGACGAAAAGGCGAAGCCAATATTCAAAGAAAGTCTAAAGATGAATCAGTTGAGCGAGTAATTGAACTTTACAAAAAAGATTTTCAGGATGCAAAAAAAATAGAAGCAGATGACGATAAACTGATAAAGATTAATGGCGACAATGCAATTGAGAAACAAATTGCACAAAACGAAAATTTGAGACCATTAATCTTATCTAAAATTCAAACAACATTAATCGAAGAAGTAAAAGTAATATTCAAAAAAAAATTCGGAGAAGATATATCAATCCCGGAATTTGAAGTTGTTCAATGGATTGAAACAGGTTTGAAACTTCATAAAGATGGCGATAACTGTAAATTCTGCAATGGCCAATTAGATTATTTAGATGTCAAAGCAAAAATAGTCGAATTCAAAGATAACAAACGTCATAAAGCAACTGAAAAACTAAAGCAATTTAAAGAACAGCTTCAAAGTCTTTTAGAGAGTATTATAGCTATTGAGAAAGAATCTAAAACTTACACCACCAACATTGGCAATGAAATAGAGCAACATTTTGCAGCAATTTCTGCAAAGAAAAACACTATTGAAGCTATTATAAATTCGTGTCAAAAGAAAATTGATAACATTGAAGTTCAAGAAAATTTTGATTTTGAACTTTTAGCAGAAACTCTAAAAGAGCTTGAAGAATCTATTTCAATTATCTCAAATGCCAAAAACGACCAACTATCTGAGTTAAAAAAGAAACAAAACAACCTGACCACTTTAGTAAAAGGTGCAATTGGTTTGGAAATACAGCAATCAGCTACTATAAAAGATAAGCTACAGGAGGTTAAAGACAAAGAAGCTGAACTCAAGGAAAAGCGAGAGAACAACATGAAAAAACAGCAAGAAATTCAAGATTTGAAACAACAGAAAAGTCAAACAAAAGATTTTGCTGATTTTGTTACTCACATTCTGAATGACATAAATATTTCATTAAAGGTTGAGCTTGATACAGACAACAAAAATTACATTATCAAAAGCACCAACGAAAACGCAACTCTTACAATTAAGGATATTAGCGAAGGAGAGAAAAACCTTTTAGCATTGCTGTTTTTCTATTACGAACTTTTTGCAGACAACAAACAACAGAACGTAAAATCTGAAATTGAACTTATCATAGTTGACGATCCAATCTCAAGTATGGATGATTCGAATAGGTTTTATATTCTGGAACTTATGAAAAATCTTTTGGAACTCCCAAATCAACAAATTTTTGTATTGACTCATTCTTGGGATGACTATTGTAATCTTTCATACAATTTAGAAAACAAACAAGATGTTGCAACTTTTGAATTAAGGAAAACCAATGGTATAAGCAATTTGGTGAAATTAAGTAGTAAAGAAAAGCCATACAACTATTTATTCAAAGAGATTTATGATTTTTCAGAGAAAAGTGAAGAGGATATAAAAAATGAGTGTCAGATATATCACTATCCAAATGTAATGAGGCGAATTTTTGAAGAATGGTACAGTTTTAAAGTTGGGAAAAATGTAAAATTTACAAGTAACATTCAAAATCAAATTGCGAGTGTTTTTAATATTACAAGCAACAGCGAAAAAGCAAAACTTGGTGTATTGATTAAGGTTTGTAATATTCTCTCTCATTCAATAAATGGCTCAATGAATCCACAGGAAATTCATAAATCAGCAAAATATCTAATGAGACTTATTCAAGACAAAGACAAACTACATTTTGACAATATGAAGAATTAA
- a CDS encoding SOS response-associated peptidase, with protein sequence MCFTISLEKKAKEAIREYLKSNEGVQMKFDFDEDFYLVSGFSHPKLPIIKQGAITLSEWGLIPSFAVQDKADELQNMTLNARSDTIYEKPSFRKSIVSQRCILVVDGFFEWRHENNKKLPFYVYPKDKTVFYLGCIYNSWVNKITGEVRDTFSIITTDANPLMEYVHNSKKRMPLIIGKSDIQAWINPETSKQVIDKLMIPFPESEMSFHAISTDAGNSRKNRNVPDIKNEVSNNSNLLI encoded by the coding sequence ATGTGTTTCACCATATCCCTCGAGAAAAAGGCTAAGGAAGCTATCCGTGAATACCTGAAATCAAATGAAGGTGTTCAGATGAAGTTTGATTTTGATGAAGATTTCTATTTGGTTTCTGGATTCTCTCACCCTAAGCTTCCTATCATTAAACAAGGTGCTATCACATTGTCGGAATGGGGACTAATCCCGTCATTTGCGGTTCAGGATAAAGCGGACGAATTGCAAAACATGACGCTGAATGCACGTTCGGATACCATATACGAAAAGCCATCTTTCAGGAAATCAATAGTCAGTCAGCGATGCATCCTTGTTGTCGATGGTTTCTTCGAATGGAGGCACGAAAACAACAAGAAATTACCTTTTTATGTTTACCCAAAGGATAAAACCGTTTTTTACTTAGGATGTATTTATAATTCGTGGGTTAACAAAATAACTGGAGAAGTTCGTGATACTTTCTCAATTATCACCACCGATGCCAACCCGTTGATGGAGTATGTTCACAATTCCAAGAAGCGGATGCCTCTCATTATTGGCAAATCAGACATCCAAGCCTGGATCAATCCTGAGACCAGTAAACAAGTGATTGATAAATTAATGATTCCGTTTCCTGAAAGTGAAATGAGTTTTCATGCCATTTCCACAGATGCCGGAAATTCTCGTAAAAACCGGAATGTTCCTGATATTAAAAATGAGGTGTCGAATAATTCAAATCTTTTGATTTGA
- a CDS encoding Y-family DNA polymerase → MYALVDCNNFYASCERVFNPSLNGKPIVVLSNNDGCVIARSNEAKALGIKMGAVAFQIQHIIRQHDIQVFSSNFLLYGDMSRRVMNILSAYSPNCEVYSIDECFLDLTGFDINFREYGSSIRNRVRKWTGLPVSVGIAPTKALAKAANRIAKKFSTLDGVHVIDTEEKRIKALKWLPIEDVWGIGRRYARKLQAMGVKTAYDFTQLPESLVRSFMTVVGWKLQKDLQGVPSIEMEVPEKKQSIATTRSFDRDYSIFDDLHERISTFTMMSAEKLREQKSMCQRLVVFIETNRFNEKEDFYSNSILLKLPFPTSSSLELVNFAVNGLKGIFRENKHYKRAGVILMDFVDANEYQPSLFFNSNPKHKNLMEAVDKLNSKYGKTLVRLASQDELMHKMRRRHLSKAYTTNFDELIEINI, encoded by the coding sequence ATGTACGCCTTAGTAGATTGCAATAATTTCTATGCATCGTGCGAGAGGGTTTTCAACCCTTCACTTAACGGTAAGCCCATTGTCGTGTTGAGCAACAATGACGGGTGTGTTATTGCCCGTTCCAACGAGGCAAAAGCGTTGGGTATTAAAATGGGTGCCGTGGCTTTTCAAATCCAACACATCATCCGGCAGCACGACATTCAGGTCTTTTCCTCCAATTTTTTATTGTACGGTGATATGAGCCGCAGGGTGATGAATATTCTATCGGCCTACTCACCAAACTGTGAGGTGTATTCCATCGATGAGTGTTTTCTCGACCTTACCGGCTTCGACATCAATTTTAGAGAATACGGTTCTTCAATTCGTAATCGGGTCAGAAAATGGACGGGATTACCCGTGAGCGTAGGTATTGCACCCACTAAAGCCCTTGCAAAAGCGGCTAACCGGATTGCCAAGAAGTTTTCAACACTGGATGGTGTTCACGTCATAGACACTGAAGAAAAACGGATAAAAGCCCTCAAATGGTTGCCAATCGAAGACGTATGGGGAATCGGAAGAAGGTATGCCCGAAAACTACAGGCAATGGGTGTAAAGACCGCATATGACTTCACGCAATTACCGGAATCGCTGGTTCGTTCGTTTATGACCGTTGTGGGATGGAAACTTCAAAAAGACCTGCAGGGAGTACCCAGCATCGAGATGGAAGTGCCGGAGAAGAAACAAAGCATTGCAACAACCCGCTCTTTCGACAGGGATTACAGTATTTTTGACGATCTCCACGAGCGGATCTCCACCTTTACGATGATGAGTGCGGAAAAGCTCCGGGAACAGAAATCAATGTGCCAACGTCTGGTTGTCTTTATTGAGACGAACCGTTTTAATGAGAAAGAAGATTTTTATTCGAATAGTATTTTATTGAAGCTGCCTTTTCCCACTTCTTCATCGCTCGAACTGGTGAACTTCGCAGTTAATGGATTAAAGGGCATTTTCAGGGAGAACAAGCATTACAAGCGTGCAGGAGTAATTCTTATGGATTTTGTGGATGCAAACGAATATCAACCCTCCTTGTTTTTCAATTCGAACCCGAAGCATAAAAACCTGATGGAAGCTGTTGACAAGCTGAACAGCAAGTACGGCAAAACGCTTGTTCGCCTGGCATCCCAGGATGAGCTTATGCACAAGATGCGACGTCGTCACCTCTCGAAAGCTTATACAACGAATTTTGATGAACTAATTGAAATTAATATCTGA